From one Solanum stenotomum isolate F172 chromosome 12, ASM1918654v1, whole genome shotgun sequence genomic stretch:
- the LOC125849130 gene encoding 60S acidic ribosomal protein P1-like: protein MSSTGEVACTYACLILHTDGIPVTVEKIATLVKAANVKVESYCPCLFAKRCEKKNVEELIMNVGSGGSVVSTGVVAVAAPATGEDPATAPAASEKKEEAKEESDDGAMFSLFD, encoded by the exons ATGTCTTCCACCGGAGAAGTTGCCTGTACTTATGCTTGCTTGATCCTTCACACTGATGGCATTCCTGTTACT GTTGAGAAAATAGCTACATTGGTGAAAGCAGCCAATGTGAAGGTGGAATCATACTGCCCCTGCCTTTTTGCAAAGCGTTGTGAGAAGAAAAATGTGGAGGAGCTTATCATGAACGTTGGGTCGGGTGGATCCGTTGTTTCTACTGGCGTTGTTGCCGTTGCTGCTCCTGCTACTGGTGAAGATCCTGCAACAGCACCTGCTGCTAGCGAGAAAAAG GAAGAGGCAAAGGAAGAGAGTGATGATGGGGCCATGTTTAGCTTGTTTGATTAG